In Pyrus communis chromosome 1, drPyrComm1.1, whole genome shotgun sequence, the following are encoded in one genomic region:
- the LOC137713337 gene encoding uroporphyrinogen-III synthase, chloroplastic-like isoform X2 codes for MAHLSLFSLSPPISYPPSCPPLQRRNFVVASRIQVASVTSTSNSHAPPRVIVTREHGKNSKLIASLAKQGISCLELPLIQHTRGPDLDRLSTVLSDTTFDWIVITSPEAGSVFLEAWKAAGSPNVTVGVVGAGTASIFEEVVQSSKRSLNIAFVPSKATGKVLASELPKNGIEKCTVLYPASAKASNEIEEGLSNRGFEVTRLNTYTTGPVHHVDQTVLKQALTAPVIAVASPSAIRAWVGLISEPEKWSNSVACIGQTTAKAAKKLGLRNVYYPANPGLEGWVGSILEALQANVHL; via the exons ATGGCAcacctttctctcttctctctctctcctcctattTCCTACCCACCTTCTTGTCCGCCACTTCAACGGCGAAACTTCGTGGTTGCTTCCAGAATCCAAGTGGCCTCCGTAACTTCCACCTCCAATTCACACGCGCCGCCGAGAGTCATCGTGACTAGAGAGCACGGCAAGAACAGCAAGCTCATCGCCTCCCTG GCCAAGCAGGGAATCAGCTGTTTGGAGCTTCCGCTCATTCAGCATACACGGGGGCCTGATCTGGATAGGCTTTCTACAGTGTTAAGTG ATACTACATTTGATTGGATTGTCATCACTTCCCCTGAAGCGGGTTCAGTCTTCTTAGAGGCCTGGAA GGCTGCTGGAAGTCCAAATGTTACAGTAGGGGTTGTGGGGGCTGGTACAGCAAGCATATTTGAGGAGGTAGTACAGTCCTCAAAGCGATCCCTCAACATTGCCTTTGTGCCATCCAAAG CAACAGGCAAGGTTTTGGCTTCAGAGCTTCCTAAGAATGGGATTGAAAAATGCACTGTTTTATATCCTGCTTCTGCGAAGGCCAGCAATGAGATTG AGGAAGGCCTGTCCAATCGTGGGTTTGAGGTCACAAGGCTAAATACATACACAACG GGACCTGTCCATCATGTCGACCAAACAGTTTTAAAGCAGGCACTCACCGCTCCTGTCATAGCAGTTGCTTCTCCTTCAGCTATTCG TGCCTGGGTCGGTCTTATTTCAGAGCCAGAGAAATGGAGCAATTCAGTTGCCTGCATTGGTCAGACAACTGCTAAGGCTGCTAAGAAATTAGGCCTGAGAAATGTTTACTACCCGGCAAACCCAGGTCTTGAAGG GTGGGTGGGTAGCATACTAGAAGCGTTGCAAGCAAATGTACATTTGTAA
- the LOC137713337 gene encoding uroporphyrinogen-III synthase, chloroplastic-like isoform X1, producing the protein MAHLSLFSLSPPISYPPSCPPLQRRNFVVASRIQVASVTSTSNSHAPPRVIVTREHGKNSKLIASLAKQGISCLELPLIQHTRGPDLDRLSTVLSADTTFDWIVITSPEAGSVFLEAWKAAGSPNVTVGVVGAGTASIFEEVVQSSKRSLNIAFVPSKATGKVLASELPKNGIEKCTVLYPASAKASNEIEEGLSNRGFEVTRLNTYTTGPVHHVDQTVLKQALTAPVIAVASPSAIRAWVGLISEPEKWSNSVACIGQTTAKAAKKLGLRNVYYPANPGLEGWVGSILEALQANVHL; encoded by the exons ATGGCAcacctttctctcttctctctctctcctcctattTCCTACCCACCTTCTTGTCCGCCACTTCAACGGCGAAACTTCGTGGTTGCTTCCAGAATCCAAGTGGCCTCCGTAACTTCCACCTCCAATTCACACGCGCCGCCGAGAGTCATCGTGACTAGAGAGCACGGCAAGAACAGCAAGCTCATCGCCTCCCTG GCCAAGCAGGGAATCAGCTGTTTGGAGCTTCCGCTCATTCAGCATACACGGGGGCCTGATCTGGATAGGCTTTCTACAGTGTTAAGTG CAGATACTACATTTGATTGGATTGTCATCACTTCCCCTGAAGCGGGTTCAGTCTTCTTAGAGGCCTGGAA GGCTGCTGGAAGTCCAAATGTTACAGTAGGGGTTGTGGGGGCTGGTACAGCAAGCATATTTGAGGAGGTAGTACAGTCCTCAAAGCGATCCCTCAACATTGCCTTTGTGCCATCCAAAG CAACAGGCAAGGTTTTGGCTTCAGAGCTTCCTAAGAATGGGATTGAAAAATGCACTGTTTTATATCCTGCTTCTGCGAAGGCCAGCAATGAGATTG AGGAAGGCCTGTCCAATCGTGGGTTTGAGGTCACAAGGCTAAATACATACACAACG GGACCTGTCCATCATGTCGACCAAACAGTTTTAAAGCAGGCACTCACCGCTCCTGTCATAGCAGTTGCTTCTCCTTCAGCTATTCG TGCCTGGGTCGGTCTTATTTCAGAGCCAGAGAAATGGAGCAATTCAGTTGCCTGCATTGGTCAGACAACTGCTAAGGCTGCTAAGAAATTAGGCCTGAGAAATGTTTACTACCCGGCAAACCCAGGTCTTGAAGG GTGGGTGGGTAGCATACTAGAAGCGTTGCAAGCAAATGTACATTTGTAA